Proteins encoded in a region of the Antedon mediterranea chromosome 2, ecAntMedi1.1, whole genome shotgun sequence genome:
- the LOC140039320 gene encoding uncharacterized protein, whose protein sequence is MRLNINILGINETHWTNNGEFMIDDYKMIYAGGDKHEKGVGLLLDSDMAKCMLGYWAVSERVMLVKLQGQPFNISIIVVYAPTADSTDEEIDNFYATLDQAKSQCKSDEINIIMGDLNAKVGHGQDGNTVGEHGIGERNERGDRWVNWCKAKDMTITNTWFKEHPRRIYTWKSPGDVTRNQIDYIAVNSRCKRAVTHAKTYPGADCGSDHIPVVCTLQSKLKKVKKAKNVQKLDFEQLNSPEIRMEYSIQVKNKFDILVDEGEEITWDTIKDILVETAKESLPKKERRRKNKLVSEEILSMMRDRQKISSRSSKEYKNLDREIKQKCREAKEKWLNTQCEEIESGLENNNHKIYQRLNEITGRKSGCSNSGCIKAKDGTMLVEKTDILKRWTEYIGKLFFDVRQAMPSFPDSEEGPKILKAEVRTAIKMLRKNKAAGLDGVVIEIIEALEEYGVEKLTEVINKIYEDGSFPEDLSKSIFIALPKKPGAVECEKHRTISLMSHVTKIILRILLMRARSRLKPEIGSEQFGFVKDSGTIGMPSL, encoded by the coding sequence ATGAGACTCAACATCAATATATTAGGGATAAATGAAACTCATTGGACAAATAATGGTGAATTTATGATTGATGATTACAAGATGATTTACGCTGGAGGAGACAAACATGAAAAAGGTGTAGGGTTGCTTTTGGATAGTGATATGGCTAAATGTATGCTGGGCTATTGGGCTGTGAGTGAAAGAGTTATGCTGGTCAAACTGCAGGGACAACCCTTCAATATCTCTATCATAGTGGTTTATGCTCCTACAGCTGACAGCACAGATGAAGAAATAGATAACTTTTATGCGACCTTAGACCAGGCCAAATCTCAATGCAAATCAGATGAGATAAATATCATCATGGGTGATCTGAATGCAAAGGTTGGCCATGGACAGGATGGAAACACAGTTGGAGAGCATGGGATTGGTGAAAGAAATGAGCGTGGTGATAGATGGGTGAACTGGTGTAAAGCTAAGGATATGACCATAACAAATACATGGTTCAAAGAGCATCCCAGACGAATATACACATGGAAGAGCCCTGGTGATGTGACGAGAAACCAGATTGACTACATTGCAGTAAACAGTAGGTGTAAAAGGGCAGTGACTCATGCAAAAACATACCCAGGGGCAGATTGTGGAAGTGACCACATTCCAGTTGTTTGCACACTTCAATCAAAGTTAAAAAAGGTGAAGAAAGCCAAAAATGTACAGAAATTAGACTTTGAGCAGCTAAACAGTCCGGAGATCCGTATGGAATATTCAATTCAAGTGAAGAATAAGTTTGACATCCTTGTAGATGAAGGTGAAGAGATTACGTGGGATACAATAAAAGACATCCTTGTTGAGACAGCCAAAGAATCCTTACCCAAGAAAGAGAGAAGAAGGAAGAACAAATTGGTGTCCGAAGAGATACTATCAATGATGAGGGATAGACAGAAGATTAGTAGTAGATCAAGTAAAGAATATAAAAATCTAGATAGAGAAATTAAGCAAAAGTGCAGGGAGGCAAAAGAAAAGTGGCTCAACACCCAGTGTGAGGAGATTGAGAGTGGACTAGAGAACAACAACCACAAGATTTATCAGAGACTTAATGAGATCACTGGAAGGAAGTCTGGCTGCTCAAACTCTGGATGCATTAAGGCAAAGGATGGAACAATGCTTGTTGAAAAGACTGATATTTTGAAAAGATGGACAGAGTATATCGGGAAGCTGTTTTTTGATGTTAGACAAGCAATGCCAAGCTTTCCTGACTCAGAAGAAGGACCAAAGATCTTGAAAGCAGAAGTACGAACAGCAATCAAGATGTTGAGGAAGAATAAGGCGGCAGGACTGGATGGTGTAGTCATTGAGATTATTGAGGCATTAGAAGAGTATGGAGTGGAAAAGTTAACTGAAGTGATCAATAAGATATATGAGGATGGAAGTTTCCCTGAGGACTTGAGTAAGTCCATTTTTATTGCCCTTCCGAAGAAACCAGGTGCTGTAGAGTGTGAAAAACATCGTACAATCAGCCTCATGAGTCATGTCACCAAGATCATTCTGAGGATACTACTTATGAGAGCAAGAAGTAGATTAAAACCAGAGATTGGGAGTGAGCAGTTTGGTTTTGTAAAGGATTCAGGCACTATAGGAATGCCATCTTTGTGA